A window of the Mesorhizobium sp. L-2-11 genome harbors these coding sequences:
- a CDS encoding phospholipase D-like domain-containing protein: MHFNRGYVLSQFMARYMKRKGITLEELKKTAVIVSKKVDREARAFLGGTLRETMLKMMADVAADDGLELHAAFYELSDEELIDGLCAIGKSAKIVLANGSVKAEGEDENADARKRLGGAGVVVHDRFLAPKALAHNKFVVVGRLTDEKFEPAKVWTGSTNWTPTGLCTQLNNGIMLDHPRLAQRYEEQFKLLIDAKSSVSDDLLASNNAPERDIKFGTGTVDSWFSSLGDEIDIKELIKLVEGAQQGVFFVMFQPGNEPVRTLLRIQEEKKLYVRGVATRFTGKGLEEFKLLKAKPEDFFLDAAQDTGVEKPVGQWAVEGTAADFTSAIGHAITHSKVLVIDPFGDDPVVVTGSHNFSHAASAGNDENFIVIRGHKMIAMHYAINAMQTYSHYRWRAYLAEAAKEKKNPFEYLSRDPQWQKRRTTGETKRMLAFWMAGA; the protein is encoded by the coding sequence CGTTACATGAAACGCAAGGGGATCACGCTCGAGGAACTGAAGAAAACCGCCGTCATCGTCAGCAAGAAGGTCGACCGTGAGGCGAGGGCCTTCCTCGGAGGGACATTGCGCGAGACAATGCTGAAGATGATGGCAGACGTGGCAGCCGATGATGGCCTGGAACTCCATGCCGCGTTTTATGAACTCAGCGACGAGGAACTCATCGACGGGCTCTGCGCGATCGGCAAGAGTGCGAAGATCGTTCTGGCAAATGGAAGCGTCAAGGCCGAAGGCGAGGACGAAAATGCGGATGCGCGAAAGCGTCTGGGCGGTGCGGGTGTTGTGGTGCACGATCGCTTTCTCGCGCCGAAAGCGCTGGCCCACAACAAGTTCGTGGTCGTGGGCCGCCTCACGGATGAGAAGTTCGAGCCGGCGAAGGTATGGACGGGGAGCACGAATTGGACGCCGACGGGGCTCTGCACGCAGCTCAACAACGGCATCATGCTCGATCATCCCAGGTTGGCGCAGCGCTACGAAGAGCAGTTTAAGCTGCTTATCGACGCAAAGAGCTCGGTTTCTGACGACTTGCTGGCATCGAACAATGCGCCCGAGCGCGACATCAAGTTCGGCACCGGTACGGTCGACAGCTGGTTCTCAAGCCTAGGCGACGAAATCGATATCAAGGAACTGATCAAGCTAGTGGAGGGTGCGCAACAGGGGGTGTTCTTTGTGATGTTTCAACCGGGTAACGAGCCGGTACGAACATTGCTCAGGATTCAAGAGGAAAAGAAACTCTACGTGCGCGGCGTAGCGACCCGATTCACCGGCAAAGGTCTAGAGGAGTTCAAGCTGCTGAAGGCGAAACCCGAGGACTTTTTCCTCGATGCGGCGCAGGATACCGGCGTCGAGAAACCGGTCGGACAATGGGCGGTGGAAGGCACGGCGGCTGATTTTACATCGGCCATCGGTCACGCCATCACGCATTCGAAAGTGCTGGTGATCGACCCATTCGGTGACGATCCCGTAGTTGTCACGGGCTCGCACAATTTTTCGCATGCGGCGAGCGCCGGCAATGATGAGAACTTCATCGTCATTCGCGGCCACAAGATGATCGCCATGCATTATGCCATCAACGCCATGCAGACCTATAGCCACTATCGCTGGCGGGCCTATCTCGCGGAGGCGGCGAAGGAGAAGAAGAATCCCTTCGAGTACCTCTCACGCGATCCACAATGGCAAAAGCGTCGGACTACCGGCGAAACCAAGCGAATGCTGGCATTCTGGATGGCCGGCGCTTAG